TGGAATCTCGGGGATCAGCCCGGCCGACCTCATCTGCTCATCCAGTGCATCGAGTCCCGGAGGGAGCCCGGGCTCCTGCGCGTGCGGGTTGCGCAGGATGCCGTGCAACTGCTGCAGTGCCTCCGGCGACATCGAATCGCACCTGTCGATGATCGCCGCGGCCAGTGGATCGGTGGCACGTGCTTGCGCCTTCTCCTCATCGGTCATCGTCATCACGCGAAGGGTGAGGATTTCGTCGATCTCGGTCGAGTCGTACAGCGCGCCCTCGCTCTGTTCGGCGATCTCCGGGTGGTCGTAGAGAATGATCGGCGAAATCAGCAGCAGGTCACGTTCCCCGGGCCGTCCGGCGAGCACCGGAAAGCAGCGGTGCTGGACCAGGCGCGAAACCGCGTCCGCCGCGGAGTCCGGCGGTTCGAGCAGTGAGATGAACTCTCCGCCAACCACTTCGGCGATGATGTGAGTACCGATCATTGATGTGGCGATGGCTTGTTCCTTGTCCAAGGCCTTGTCTCCGACGGCCGCGCCGGTATTGTGCACCGTCACGCTGACCCGGTAGAGGTCGGTGGCCTCGCTCTCGACGGCGACGGTCAGATCGGCCCGGATGGCGGATCTGGTGCGGACCAGTCGACCGCCGTCCACATTCTCGGCCTCACTGCCCTCGCCGACCTCGATGGCCAGGGTGCGCGGCCGCACGAGGCCGGTGAGGTCGAACGGCCCGAACGACAGTTCGCGCTCCACCGCCTCGTCCCACGTGACCCAGGTCTGCGAGCCACTGGTCAGTTCGTCGACCGGTTCGAATGTTCCGCCGCCGATATCGCGTTCGGCGCGGCGGTGCTGCAGCTGCAGGAAACGCACGACAAGCGTCAATTCGCTGACACCGTCGATAAGGAACTGCGCCGACATGCTGTCGTCCTCGCCGATGCCCGCCTCCGACGCGCCCGGTGGTCCGACCACCCCGAACTGCCAGCGGGATTGGTTCTTGGACGACGTCGCCCGGTAGGGGTAGAGCAGATACCCCTCATAGAGCACCGCATCGGCGATGGCACGCGCGCGATCCCAGGTGGGTTTCACCGGACCTCCTCGGGCGCAGGGGTCGGTGGGGTCAGCTGCGGGGCTTCGGCAAGCAGGGTGGTGACGGCGTCCTCGAAGTCGAGCATCCCGCGGGCTGACTTGTACGCGGCCAGTGCGGATACGGTGTCGTGCCCGAGTCGCACCCACCCCGCGTTGGGGTAGTGGATCCGAACGAGGTCGTTCCACACCGCGACCGGCATCTCGTATTGGGCTTCGCATTCCCAGGACACCTGACGAACCGAGAAGCCACGTTCGCCTGGGACGAACACCGTTCCGCTGAACAGGAAGAGCAGGGGAATGGCACCGTCGCGCAATGCATGCAGGTATTTCGACGCCGCGACCTCGAAATCGTAGGTGCACTCCAGTGGCAGGGACACCTCGGTGACACCGGTGAAGCCTTGAACCATCGCGGTGCTGTGTTGCCAGAGGAACGTGCGTTGAGTGTTGACCCATCGCTCGCGCGGCCCGAACAGGTCGAGCAGGCCAGCGGCCTCTTCGTCGGAGTAGGGCCTGCGCAGCGGTTCGATGCGGATCTGGCATCGCAAGGCGATCGCCTGAATCGGCTCGGTATCTGAGTCGGGCCCGCCGGCCGTGATACCGACGCGCGCGGTCAGTCGTGGCGTGACCGAGAACTGTTCTGCGACCACGTCCACGACGGTGAACGTCAAACTGCTCACGGGGACGCCACCTTGCTCCGGGCCTTGACCCGTTCGAAGAACTCGTCGACGAACTCTCGGACCTCGTGGCCGCCGTCGAAGCCCCGCCACAACATTCGCAGTCTGCCGACGAACTCATAGCATGCGTCGATGGGGACCAGGTAGCACTCGGCGGGGGCGTTGAGTTCCGGATCCACGTGGTCTCGATCGGGCACCCGCACCAGTAGCGCTTCGACATCGTCGGCAAGCATGTCCAGTCGACCGTCGGCGCCGCTGATCTCGCTCCAGGCGTCGAGGTCCAGTTCCGACTCGGTGGCACCGGCCGGGCCCGGGTAGAACGCCACGGTCTTGTCCAAGTCGGAGTTGTGGAAGAAGAACGCCAAGCCGACGGGTATCTGGAGCGCTTCCCACGCGCGACGGTCCAGCGAGAAATCGGCGAAGCTGAGATATCGATCGGGCACCGCCCGGTACCGGAGTTTGGCGTGTGGGTCGGTGAACAACAGATAGCAGCCGCGGCACGTGCACATCAGTTGGCGCGCTGAGACATTGACGACGTGCTGGTGCTCGTCGGCGATCGGTTCGGCGCACATCTCGCATCGTTCACCGGCCGGCTGCACCGAAGGCTTGTTGGCCCGGATGCGCGTCAGTACGTCGAAAGCGCTCGCATCTGCCATCACGTCACTCCGGTCGCCTCGGCGAGCACCGCGATCGACAGGACGCCATCGCGACGGAGCAGGGGAATCGGATCGAGGTGCGTTCGAGCGGACGCTTCGGCGTTGGCCCGATTGCGCGCACCGCGCGCGGTGTCATCCAATCCCGCACCTGCGTGCACCACATCGAAATGTGCGTGACAGCGCGGACAGCGGAGGACCGCCTGGCCGATGGGTGCGCCCATCGGACGGTGCAGCACAGCCCCGGCCATCGAGTCCTCACACCGACCGCACCGGTCGTGGTACGCGAACAGGTCGTCACCGATTCGGCAGGCCAGGATCGGCACGCCGGCGACCAGAAAGCCGCCGACCTCGCCGGGCTCGAGATCCGCGATCTCGGGAAGTGGGTGCCAGGCGGCGCCTGCGCTGTCCACCGTGTCCTTGGTGTGGACGCGGCTCATCAACGAATCCACCGAGATCACGCCCGACGTGCTCTCCGCCGCAGCCACGACTTCGATCGAGGCGATCTCGGGCGCGGCGGCACGCACGGCGTCCTCGACGGCGAACTCGAGGGTGACCGCCGATGACGGGCAGCTCTTGCAGCTGCCCGCGAACTGCAGGCGAACTACGGGCCCGTCTTGGCCGTCGACCACACCGAGCAGCGTGACGTCGCCACCGTGCGAGCCCAGATACGGTCGAACACTGTCCAGGGCATCCTCGATCCTGCGCTCGACGCCGTGGGGGTGCAGCCCGTGCACGAGCATGAGGCTGGCGACGAGTTCGTCGGCGGCGAACCGTTCGACCAGCTCCGGTGTCGATTCGGAAGTCATGGCGACGATCCGCTCGAGCGCGGCCCCGTAGAGGTCCGTCAGTTCGGCGGCGAGTTGTTCGGTCCGCTCCCGCACGACCGTTCCGCTGCCCGCACTGGCGTCCAGCAGGGTCTGAATCCGATCACCTGCTGAACGCCATCGCGTTTCGTCGTCGAGTGCCTCCGGGCTCTGTTGTCCAGTCGAGGCCATATATCACTCCCCAGTAACGGACTGGGTCGGTGAATGCAGCTTTTCGAGCGTCTTGCCCTCACCGAGATACATGTGCACCCCGCACGGCAGACACGGATCGAAGCTGCGCACCGTACGCATGATGTCGATGCCCTTGAAGTTCTCCCGATCGTTCTCTTCGAAGATCGGCTGCCCCTGAACGGCGTCTTCATACGGTCCAGGGGTGCCGTAGCTGTCGCGAGGGTTGGCGTTCCACGGCGTCGGGGGATAGGGATGGTAGTTCGCGATCTTGCCGTCCCGAATCACCATGTGGTGGCTGAGGACACCACGCACCGCCTCGGTGAAGCCGCAGCCGATGGCCTCGTCCGGCACCGTGAACTTCTCCCACGTCTTCGTCCGGCCCGCCCTGATCTCGATCAGCGCCTGCTCGGCGAAGTGCAGCGCGCACGCCGCCGCGTAGGCCTGGAAGTACGTCCGCGCCCGGTTGCGTTCCAGGGTGTTGCTCCCGTGTTGCGGGATTTTCCACTCCAGCGAAACCGGGCCCTTGAGCGCCGTTTTGGGCAGATTGATCTGCACGCTGCCGCCGGTCGCCTTCACGTAACCGATGTCGACGAGCCCGGCCAGCGCTGTACTCCACAACCGGGCGAGCGGACCGCCACCGGTGTCGAGCGCGAGATGATCCTTGCCGTCGAACCAGCGCGGCGACATCACCCAGCTGTACTTGTCGTCCATGTCGCGCTTCTGGGGCCGTGGGTTGGTGTGCTGGTTCCACGGGTGCCGGCGATCGACGGGATTTCCCAGCGGGTCGTTGCGGACGAACATCTCCTGATCGGTCCAGTCGTCGTAATACGAACTGCCCAAGAGGATTCGGATGCCGAGATTGATGTCCACCAGCGAGTGGGTGACCAGCTTTCCGTCGACCACGACACCCGGAGTGACGAACATCGCGTTACCCCAGCGCTCCATGTCCTTGTAGGCGAAGTTGCAGACCTCCGGATCCTGGAACGAACCCCAGCATCCGAGCAGGGTGCGACGCAAGCCGACCTGCTCGTAGCCGGGAAGCGCCTCGTAGAAGAAGTCGAACAGATCGTCGTGCATCGGCACGACCTTCTTCATGAACTCGACGTAGCGCATCAGCCGGGTCATGTAGTCGGTCATCAGCTGAATGGTGGCCACAGTGCCCACTCCACCGGGATACAGCGTGGAGGGATGGACGTGCTTGCCCTCCATGAGGCAGAACATCTCTCGCGTCCAGCGGCTGACGACGAGGGCCTCCCTGTAGAACTCGCCCGTGAACGGGTTCAGCGCCCGCATGATGTCGGCGATCGTGCGGTAGCCGTGCGCGTCGGAGTTCGGCGCCAACGTGTTCTCGGCCTTGGCCAACACGCCGGGGTTGGTTTCGGAGACCATCTTCTCGCAGTAGTCGACGCCTACGAGGTTCTCTTGGAAGATGTTGTGGTCGAACATGTATTCCGCGGCTTCGCCGAGGTTGACGATCCACTCGCCGAGGTTGGGCGGTTTGACGCCGTACGCCATGTTCTGCGTGTAACACGAACAGGTGGCGTGGTTGTCGCCGCAGATGCCGCAGATGCGGCTCGTGATGAAGTGCGCGTCGCGGGGATCCTTGCCTTTCATGAAGATCGAGTAGCCGCGGAAGATCGAGGACGTGCTGTGACACTCGGCGACCTCGCGATTCTCGAAGTCGATCTTGGTGTAGATGCCGAGGCTGCCGACGATGCGGGTGATCGGATCCCACGACATGTCGACAAGCGTGCTCGGGTCCTTCTTGGTGTGCTGGGGGCCCGGAACTGTGGTTGTCATTGAGTTTTGCCTTTCGCCTGCGTTGCGCACCTACCAGGTGCGCTTCGCTCCTGTGGTCAGTTCCTTGCCCCGGTGCCGCCACTTCGGTTCTTTGTCGACGGTCTTTCCGGTGACGTGGCGCAGATTGCGAATGACCGAGCCGTACAGGCCGGACGCGGCGGTCGAGAGCTTTCCGCCAGGAGGCTCGTCCATGAAGGGCATGAACTTGTCAGGGAAGCCCGGCATCGTGCATCCGATGCATATGCCGCCGACGTTCGGGCAGCCGCCGACGCCGTTGATCCAGCCGCGCTTGGGGACATTGCATTTGACGACCGGCCCCCAACAGCCAAGTTTCACAATGCATTTCGGCGAGCCGTACTCGGTGGCGAAATCGCCCTGTTCATAGTACCCAGCGCGGTCGCACCCCTCGTGCACCGTGTTGCCGAACAGCCATTGGGGCCGCAACGCGTCGTCGAGCGGGATCATCGGCGCCTGTCCGGTGGCCATGTACAGCAGGTAGGTCAACGTCTCGGAGAGGTTGTCGCCTTGGATCGGGCAGCCCGGCACGCACACGATGGGAATGCCCGCCTTGCTCTTCCAGTCCCAGCCGAGGTAGTCCGGTACGCCCATCGCGCCGGTCGGATTGCCTGCCATCGCGTGGATGCCGCCGTACGTCGCGCACGTGCCGACGGCCACGATCGCGGTCGCCTTGGGCGCCAACCGGTCGAGCCACTCGCTGGTGGTGATCGGCTGATTGGTCGCCGGGTCATTGCCGAACCCACACCAATATCCCTCCTGATGGAGGTCCTCGTTGGGAATGGACCCCTCGACGACCAGGACGAACGGTTCCAACTCGCCGCGGTCGGCCTTGAAGAACCATTCGAGGAAGTCGTCCGCGCCACCCGTCGGGCCGCACTCGAAGTCGATCAACGGCCAGTGCACTGCGATTTGGGGTAAACCGGGAAGTGCTCCGAGCGCGATCTCCTCGATGCTGGGTTGGGTGGCGCCTGTCAATGCCACGGAATCGCCGTCACAACTGAGGCCGGCGTTGATCCACAGAACATGGATCAATGTGTCTTCCGCTTTTTTGGCAGCTTCACTTAGCATGCTTACGGCTTTCCGGGACCGGGCTGGGGTCCCTGCGGCGCAGGAGTCGCCCTTCGGCCCACTTGCGCGTCGCTAGTTCTCGGTCTACTCCCGCGAAAGTGTGTTGTCAATCACATCAAGCGACGGTCATATGCAGTTCATTTGCGCGCGCGTCAATCCACTCGAACCAGGCGTCCATTCCGTCTCCTTTGGTAGCCGAGACGGGTAGGATCTCGACGTTCGGATTGACCGAACGCGCATGCTGCGCACAAAGATCGAGATCGAATTCGACGTACGGCAGCAGGTCGATCTTGTTGATGAGGACAAGTCCCGCCGCGGCGAACATGTGGGGATACTTCAGCGGCTTGTCTGTTCCCTCGGTCACCGAGATGACGACGACCTTGCTGTGCTCGCCGAGGTCGAAGAGCGCCGGGCAGACCAGGTTTCCGACGTTCTCGATGAACAGCAACGAACCGCTCTCGGGTTCGAGGACATGAAGCGCACGGTCGATCATCTCGGCGTCCAGGTGGCAACCCGCACCTGTGTTGACCTGCACCGCGCGTGCCCCGGCGGCGGTGATCCGATCGGCGTCGAGCAGCGTCTCCTGATCACCTTCGATCACCGAAACCTGATGCTGCGAGCCCAGGTGGCGGATGGTGCGCTCGAGCAGGGTGGTCTTCCCGGCTCCCGGTGAACTGGTCATGTTGAACGCCAGGATTTCGCGGTCGGCCAGCCACTGTCGGTTGTGTTCGGCCAGCATGTCGTTCTTCGCGAGCACCTTCTGCTCCAGCGAGATGGTCTCAGTGTGCGGGTGATCGTGGGGGTGGTCATGGGAGTGGCTGTGATCGTGGCCGGACAGCGTGACTGTTGCTCCGTCCTCGCCGCACCCGCAGGTTGCACACATGCTCAACTCACTTCCATCGACAGGATCTTCAGTTCGCGGCCGGCGACGACGTCGACATCGGCACTTCCGCAGGGACACAACAAGATCAAGTCGTTCAGTGCGAAATCGGTGTCGCAGGTACGGCATCGTGCCTCGCCTGAACGCAATTCGACCTCGAGGCTGGCGCCTTCGGCGGCGGTGCCCTCCGTGGCGAGTTCGAAACAGAACATCATCGCGTCGGGGACGACGGCGCACAGCGCACCGACTTCGAGTTTGACGCTGTGCACTCGACGGCCCGCAGCGTGCTCACACACTGCCTCGACGACGCTCTGGGTTATCGCCATTTCGTGCAAGATTGCCCCGTTTCGGCCGGGATGACCCCACCATAGGCGCGCGTGCGTCTTCCGGCGAGGAAGATGCAGAATCCTCGATTCGGCACAACTGATCAGCACTCGGCGTGTCAGCTTGAATCGAACAGGTGTTCGTCTACTGTGGTGACAGCGCGGGATGCTGGTCACGCCGACTTGTCGGTACCGACCCCTAGCGTCACGGCCAACCGATCGAAAACCGATCACGGACGAGGATGGAGATCAACCCCATGGCGCAGGCCCCTGACCGCGAGAAAGCCCTCGAACTGGCGCTCGCACAGATTGAGAAGAACCACGGCAAAGGCTCGGTGATGCGGCTCGGCGAGGAGGTCCGCCAGCCGATTTCCGTCATCCCCACCGGCTCGATCGCCCTGGATGTGGCGCTCGGCATCGGCGGGCTGCCGCGCGGGCGGGTCATCGAGATCTACGGCCCGGAATCCTCGGGTAAGACCACCGTCGCGTTGCACGCGGTCGCCAACGCGCAGGCTGCAGGCGGCATCGCGGCGTTCATCGACGCCGAGCACGCGCTGGATCCCGACTACGCCAAGAAGCTGGGCGTGGACACCGATTCACTGCTGGTCTCTCAGCCGGACACCGGCGAGCAGGCGCTGGAGATCGCCGACATGCTGATCCGCTCCGGCGCGCTGGACATCCTGGTCATCGACTCGGTGGCGGCGCTGGTGCCGCGGGCCGAAATCGAAGGCGAGATGGGGGACAGCCACGTCGGCCTACAGGCCCGGCTGATGAGCCAGGCACTGCGCAAGATCACCGGCGCCCTGAGCAACTCGGGCACCACCGCGATCTTCATCAACCAGCTCCGAGAAAAGATCGGCGTGATGTTCGGTTCGCCCGAAACGACAACGGGCGGAAAGGCGTTGAAGTTCTACGCTTCGGTCCGGTTGGACGTCAGGCGGATCGAGACCCTCAAGGACGGCACCGACGCGGTCGGCAACCGCACCCGGGTGAAGGTCGTCAAGAACAAGGTGTCGCCGCCGTTCAAGCAGGCCGAGTTCGACATCCTCTACGGCAAGGGCATCTCCAAGGAGGGCTCGCTCATCGACATGGGTGTCGAGCATGGCTTTGTCCGCAAGTCCGGTTCCTGGTTCACCTACGAGGGTGAGCAACTCGGCCAGGGCAAGGAAAACGCGCGCAACTTCCTGCTGGAGAACCCCGATGTCGCCAACGAGATCGAGAAGAAGATCAAGGAGAAGCTCGGTATCGGCGCCGACGTGACCGCTGACTTGTCCGACGGCTCGATCGATGACGTCCTGCCCGCCCCAGTCGACTTCTGAGGCTTCTCGCGAGGAGCAGGCGCGCGCACTGTGTCTGCGCCTGCTCACCGCGAGGGCACGCACGCGCGCCGAGTTAGAGGCGCAACTGACCAAGCGGGGCTACCCCGACGACGTCAGCGCCACGGTGCTTGACCGGCTGTCCCAAGTCGGATTGGTCGATGACGTGGACTTCGCCGAGCAGTGGGTCCGCTCGCGACGCGTGAACGCCGGAAAAGGCAAGCGCGCCTTGGCTGCCGAGTTACGCAACAAGGGTGTGGACAACGAGGTGATCACCGCTGCGCTGGCCGACATCGACGCGGGTGCGGAACGTCAGCGCGCCGAGCAGTTGGTCCGTGACAAGCTGCGTCGCGAAAGGTTCGGCGACGATGACGACACCAAGCTGACACGCCGGCTGGTCGGGATGCTGGCCCGCCGTGGTTACCCCCAGACGATGGCGTTCGACGTGGTCAGTGTCGAGTTGGCCAGCGAGCGGGAGCGACGGCGGGTGTAGACGTCGAAGGCGGCGTGCCCCGCCGGGTACGTTGCGCTCATGCTGTTATCGGCGAAGATCGCCCCGACGTTCGACTATCCCGTGCTCCGGGAGTTTTGGTCGCAGGCCGACGAGCTGGGTTTCCACTCGGTCGCCAACTACGACCACTTCTACGGGCTGTCGGATCTATCGGATCCCACGTACGAGGGGTGGACGTCGCTGGCCGCTATGGCCGGCGTGGTGTCGCGGGCCCGCATCGGCTGCATGGTCTCCGGTGTGACCTATCGCAACCCGGCCATCCTGGCGAAGATGGCGGTGACGGTTGACCACATCAGCGGCGGCAGACTGGATTTCGGCCTCGGCGCGGGCTGGCATGAAGAAGAACACCGCGGATACGGGATCGAGTTTCCGAGTGCGGGCGTGCGTGTGGAGAAGCTCGACGAGGCATTGACCATCGTTCGACGACTGTGGACCGAGGACTCGGTCACCTTCGAGGGCCGCCATTATCAGCTGACCGACGCGCTGGCCAATCCGAAACCGCTGCAGCGGCCGCACCCGCCGATCGTCATCGGCGGGGAGAAGCCGAAGATGTTGCGCGTCATCGCCCGTCACGCAGACGAGTGGAACGTCCCCAGCCACGGTGACGTCGAGATGTGGGCGAAGACCAGTACCCTGCTCGACGAGGCGTGCGCCGAGGTCGGCCGCGATCCCGCCGAGATCCGTCGCTCGATTCAACTGTTCGTCCTACCCGCCAAGGGCGGCCACCTCGAGGAGCAGCTGGCCCGTCTCCCCGAGCTGGCCGGCCGCGGCTGCGACCACGCGGTGCTTTCGTTTTACCAACCGCCGTCGTCGGCACAGCTGGAGCGTTGCGCGGAATTGATCTAGCCGGCGCCGGGTTCTGCCACCTTCACCGTCGCGCCGGGCGCACCCTCCTGCTCGATCGTTTCCGGGTCCAGCGGCGTCGTGCCGCGGCGTGACCGGCGCAGCCTTGCCTCGAGCCATGTCGCGAACGATGACAGCGCGAAGTTGACGACGATCATCAGTACTGCGATGACGACGAGGGCCGGCAAGAGATTCGTGAATGCCGCGCCGATGTTCGTGCCCTGCGACACCAGTTCGGGATACGTGATGGCCACACCCAACGCGGTGTCCTTGAGGACAACGACCAACTGCGATATCAGCACCGGCAGCATCGACGTAATCGCTTGTGGCAGCAGGATCGACCGCATGGTTTGACCCCACCGCATACCGAGTGACGACGCGGCCTCCGACTGTCCGCGGGGCAGTGCGTTGACACCCGCTCTGACGATCTCCGCGATGACGGCACCGTTGTACAGCGTCAAGCCGGTCACGACACCGGCCAAGGTCGAGTATTCAGAGGCGAAAACGTCGTACCTCGAGTAGAAGAAGTACGCGAAGATCATCATGATCAGCACGGGCACTGCCCGGAAGAACTCGACAAACACCGCGCATGGCGAACTGATCCACCTGTGCGGGGACAGACGTCCGACCCCGAGTGCGACGCCGAGGATTCCCGCCAGAACGATCGACAGCCCGGCGGCCTTCAAGGTGCCCTCGATACCCGGAAGGATGTAGTTCTCCCAGACGTTGGGCGTGATGAAAGGTTCCCACTTCGCCCACTCCAGTTGGTCTTTGGCCCACAGTTCAAGACCGACGAAGACGAGCACGAGGATGACGACGAGCACGGTGAAGGCGGTCGCGATGTGATTGCGGACTCTCGCGCGCGGACCGGGCGCGTCGAAGAGGACGGACGATCCCGTCACCGATGCCCTCTTTTCTCCGCGCGAGCGCTCATCATCGCGCAACCGCCAATCGCTTACCCAGCCATCCGAACAACAGACCCATCGGCAGGGTCAGCACCACGAAGCCGGCGGCGAACAGGCTGCCGATGAGTAGCAGTGCCGACGAATTCTCCACCCACTCCGACATCAGCAGCGACGCTTCCGCGACGCCGATCACCGAGGCGATCGTCGTGTTCTTGGTCAGCGCGATGAGCACTGAACCCAACGGAATGATCGTCGCCCGAAAGGCCTGGGGCAGCAGGACCACCCTCAGGTTCTGACTGAACGTGAAGCCCAGTGACCGGGCAGCCTCGGCCTGTCCCAACGGGATCGTGTTGATCCCCGACCGCAGCGTCTCGCACACGAACGATGCCGTGTACACGGACAAGCCGAGCACCGCCAGCCGGAAGTTGTTGTCCACCAGGAATGTTGGCGAATTTGGATCGGCCAAATCCAGACCGAGCGATGTGTAGAGCCCCAGCGAGGTGAACAGGATGATCAGCGTCAACGGCGTGTTGCGCACGATGTTGACATAAGTGGTGCCGAGCCAGCGCAGCACCGGCACCGGCGACAACCGCATCGCCGCCAGCGCCGTGCCGATGACCAGCGCCCACAGCGCCGAGAACATCGTCAACTGGATGGTGACCCAGAACGCGTTCAAGAACGCGTCGGCTCTGAAGACCTCCATACTCGCTCCGCTGGCAGACCGCCGGTCAGTTGGTGGCGGCGATAGCGGGCGGCGCCGGCGTCGCGACACCGGCTGGGCCGAGGTTCTTTTCGAACGCGGCCGCCCAGGCGCCGTCGGCCTCCATCTTCTTCAGCGCGTCGTTGATCTTGTTCAGCAGTTCGGTGTCGCCCTTCTTGAGGCCGATGCCGTAGTTCTCCTCGGAGAACGTGCCGCCTACCAGCTTGAACGCACCGGGGGATTGCGCGGCGTAACCGGCGAGGATGACCTCGTCGGTGGTCACTGCCGCAACCTTGCCCGTCTTGAGCGCCTCAACGCACGCCGAG
The sequence above is drawn from the Mycobacterium gallinarum genome and encodes:
- a CDS encoding nickel-dependent hydrogenase large subunit; amino-acid sequence: MTTTVPGPQHTKKDPSTLVDMSWDPITRIVGSLGIYTKIDFENREVAECHSTSSIFRGYSIFMKGKDPRDAHFITSRICGICGDNHATCSCYTQNMAYGVKPPNLGEWIVNLGEAAEYMFDHNIFQENLVGVDYCEKMVSETNPGVLAKAENTLAPNSDAHGYRTIADIMRALNPFTGEFYREALVVSRWTREMFCLMEGKHVHPSTLYPGGVGTVATIQLMTDYMTRLMRYVEFMKKVVPMHDDLFDFFYEALPGYEQVGLRRTLLGCWGSFQDPEVCNFAYKDMERWGNAMFVTPGVVVDGKLVTHSLVDINLGIRILLGSSYYDDWTDQEMFVRNDPLGNPVDRRHPWNQHTNPRPQKRDMDDKYSWVMSPRWFDGKDHLALDTGGGPLARLWSTALAGLVDIGYVKATGGSVQINLPKTALKGPVSLEWKIPQHGSNTLERNRARTYFQAYAAACALHFAEQALIEIRAGRTKTWEKFTVPDEAIGCGFTEAVRGVLSHHMVIRDGKIANYHPYPPTPWNANPRDSYGTPGPYEDAVQGQPIFEENDRENFKGIDIMRTVRSFDPCLPCGVHMYLGEGKTLEKLHSPTQSVTGE
- a CDS encoding DUF6084 family protein, with protein sequence MSSLTFTVVDVVAEQFSVTPRLTARVGITAGGPDSDTEPIQAIALRCQIRIEPLRRPYSDEEAAGLLDLFGPRERWVNTQRTFLWQHSTAMVQGFTGVTEVSLPLECTYDFEVAASKYLHALRDGAIPLLFLFSGTVFVPGERGFSVRQVSWECEAQYEMPVAVWNDLVRIHYPNAGWVRLGHDTVSALAAYKSARGMLDFEDAVTTLLAEAPQLTPPTPAPEEVR
- a CDS encoding hydrogenase expression protein HypE, which gives rise to MLSEAAKKAEDTLIHVLWINAGLSCDGDSVALTGATQPSIEEIALGALPGLPQIAVHWPLIDFECGPTGGADDFLEWFFKADRGELEPFVLVVEGSIPNEDLHQEGYWCGFGNDPATNQPITTSEWLDRLAPKATAIVAVGTCATYGGIHAMAGNPTGAMGVPDYLGWDWKSKAGIPIVCVPGCPIQGDNLSETLTYLLYMATGQAPMIPLDDALRPQWLFGNTVHEGCDRAGYYEQGDFATEYGSPKCIVKLGCWGPVVKCNVPKRGWINGVGGCPNVGGICIGCTMPGFPDKFMPFMDEPPGGKLSTAASGLYGSVIRNLRHVTGKTVDKEPKWRHRGKELTTGAKRTW
- the hypB gene encoding hydrogenase nickel incorporation protein HypB encodes the protein MCATCGCGEDGATVTLSGHDHSHSHDHPHDHPHTETISLEQKVLAKNDMLAEHNRQWLADREILAFNMTSSPGAGKTTLLERTIRHLGSQHQVSVIEGDQETLLDADRITAAGARAVQVNTGAGCHLDAEMIDRALHVLEPESGSLLFIENVGNLVCPALFDLGEHSKVVVISVTEGTDKPLKYPHMFAAAGLVLINKIDLLPYVEFDLDLCAQHARSVNPNVEILPVSATKGDGMDAWFEWIDARANELHMTVA
- a CDS encoding hydrogenase maturation nickel metallochaperone HypA; translated protein: MHEMAITQSVVEAVCEHAAGRRVHSVKLEVGALCAVVPDAMMFCFELATEGTAAEGASLEVELRSGEARCRTCDTDFALNDLILLCPCGSADVDVVAGRELKILSMEVS
- a CDS encoding LLM class F420-dependent oxidoreductase → MLLSAKIAPTFDYPVLREFWSQADELGFHSVANYDHFYGLSDLSDPTYEGWTSLAAMAGVVSRARIGCMVSGVTYRNPAILAKMAVTVDHISGGRLDFGLGAGWHEEEHRGYGIEFPSAGVRVEKLDEALTIVRRLWTEDSVTFEGRHYQLTDALANPKPLQRPHPPIVIGGEKPKMLRVIARHADEWNVPSHGDVEMWAKTSTLLDEACAEVGRDPAEIRRSIQLFVLPAKGGHLEEQLARLPELAGRGCDHAVLSFYQPPSSAQLERCAELI
- a CDS encoding amino acid ABC transporter permease, with product MTGSSVLFDAPGPRARVRNHIATAFTVLVVILVLVFVGLELWAKDQLEWAKWEPFITPNVWENYILPGIEGTLKAAGLSIVLAGILGVALGVGRLSPHRWISSPCAVFVEFFRAVPVLIMMIFAYFFYSRYDVFASEYSTLAGVVTGLTLYNGAVIAEIVRAGVNALPRGQSEAASSLGMRWGQTMRSILLPQAITSMLPVLISQLVVVLKDTALGVAITYPELVSQGTNIGAAFTNLLPALVVIAVLMIVVNFALSSFATWLEARLRRSRRGTTPLDPETIEQEGAPGATVKVAEPGAG
- the recX gene encoding recombination regulator RecX produces the protein MTSCPPQSTSEASREEQARALCLRLLTARARTRAELEAQLTKRGYPDDVSATVLDRLSQVGLVDDVDFAEQWVRSRRVNAGKGKRALAAELRNKGVDNEVITAALADIDAGAERQRAEQLVRDKLRRERFGDDDDTKLTRRLVGMLARRGYPQTMAFDVVSVELASERERRRV
- the recA gene encoding recombinase RecA, translating into MAQAPDREKALELALAQIEKNHGKGSVMRLGEEVRQPISVIPTGSIALDVALGIGGLPRGRVIEIYGPESSGKTTVALHAVANAQAAGGIAAFIDAEHALDPDYAKKLGVDTDSLLVSQPDTGEQALEIADMLIRSGALDILVIDSVAALVPRAEIEGEMGDSHVGLQARLMSQALRKITGALSNSGTTAIFINQLREKIGVMFGSPETTTGGKALKFYASVRLDVRRIETLKDGTDAVGNRTRVKVVKNKVSPPFKQAEFDILYGKGISKEGSLIDMGVEHGFVRKSGSWFTYEGEQLGQGKENARNFLLENPDVANEIEKKIKEKLGIGADVTADLSDGSIDDVLPAPVDF
- a CDS encoding DUF5947 family protein, giving the protein MADASAFDVLTRIRANKPSVQPAGERCEMCAEPIADEHQHVVNVSARQLMCTCRGCYLLFTDPHAKLRYRAVPDRYLSFADFSLDRRAWEALQIPVGLAFFFHNSDLDKTVAFYPGPAGATESELDLDAWSEISGADGRLDMLADDVEALLVRVPDRDHVDPELNAPAECYLVPIDACYEFVGRLRMLWRGFDGGHEVREFVDEFFERVKARSKVASP
- a CDS encoding NifU family protein; the protein is MASTGQQSPEALDDETRWRSAGDRIQTLLDASAGSGTVVRERTEQLAAELTDLYGAALERIVAMTSESTPELVERFAADELVASLMLVHGLHPHGVERRIEDALDSVRPYLGSHGGDVTLLGVVDGQDGPVVRLQFAGSCKSCPSSAVTLEFAVEDAVRAAAPEIASIEVVAAAESTSGVISVDSLMSRVHTKDTVDSAGAAWHPLPEIADLEPGEVGGFLVAGVPILACRIGDDLFAYHDRCGRCEDSMAGAVLHRPMGAPIGQAVLRCPRCHAHFDVVHAGAGLDDTARGARNRANAEASARTHLDPIPLLRRDGVLSIAVLAEATGVT